Proteins encoded within one genomic window of Triticum aestivum cultivar Chinese Spring chromosome 2D, IWGSC CS RefSeq v2.1, whole genome shotgun sequence:
- the LOC123048149 gene encoding desmethyl-deoxy-podophyllotoxin synthase, whose product MEVTISSISFVSLALVLLLWFFHPKPNKHLRPPGPWTLPIIGSLHHVFGVLPHRIMAELSRRHGPLMFLRLGEVPTVVVSSAEMAEVVMKSKDLMFASRPRGVTLDVIGYGSGIGIIFAPYSDRWHQARKVCTMELLSAKQVKRMEGIRSEEVSNLLSSITTSIGTTINLTEKLSALMNDVIARAVFGGKCAQQGEYLRELEKVTALVGGFSLVDLFPSSRLVRLLSSGERRMRRSYGRIQCIISNIIEKRKEMRAAVSSNDEEDLLDVLLRLHKEDSLPYPLTLEAIGVIIFDLFAGGTKTSGITLEWAMSELLKNPENMRKVQLEVRQVVGGQQSVINNNDLHDLHYMRMVIKEVLRLHPPAPLLPRRAREDCEIMGYKIPEGTNVQVNIFVICRDCRYWDAPEAFKPERFKESNIDHKGTHFEFTPFGAGRRQCPGMLFGTSTVEIALANLLHHFDWVFPDGPNPGSLDMSEKFGINVRRKFDLELRATPYVLSKVA is encoded by the exons ATGGAGGTAACAATTTCAAGCATTTCTTTCGTTTCCCTAGCCCTAGTACTCCTCCTTTGGTTTTTTCATCCCAAGCCCAACAAGCATTTGCGGCCTCCCGGGCCATGGACCCTACCGATCATCGGCAGCCTCCACCACGTATTCGGCGTCCTCCCGCACCGCATCATGGCGGAGCTATCTCGCCGGCATGGCCCACTGATGTTCCTCAGACTCGGTGAGGTCCCCACCGTGGTGGTCTCGAGCGCGGAGATGGCGGAGGTGGTGATGAAGAGCAAGGACCTCATGTTCGCCTCGCGGCCGCGCGGTGTGACACTGGACGTCATAGGTTATGGCAGCGGCATAGGCATCATCTTTGCCCCCTATAGCGACCGCTGGCACCAGGCGCGCAAGGTCTGCACCATGGAGCTCCTGAGCGCGAAGCAG GTGAAGCGTATGGAAGGCATCAGGTCCGAGGAGGTCAGCAACCTCCTTAGTTCCATCACCACCTCGATTGGCACAACTATCAACCTCACGGAGAAGTTGTCGGCACTCATGAACGATGTCATTGCGCGGGCGGTGTTCGGAGGCAAGTGCGCACAGCAAGGTGAGTACCTCCGGGAATTGGAAAAAGTCACCGCATTGGTGGGAGGCTTCTCGCTCGTAGACCTATTCCCGTCGTCGCGGCTGGTGCGGCTGCTGAGCTCCGGGGAGCGACGGATGAGGAGGAGCTATGGACGAATCCAGTGcatcatctccaacatcattgaGAAACGCAAGGAGATGCGCGCTGCAGTCAGCTCCAACGACGAGGAGGACTTGCTGGACGTGCTGCTCAGGCTGCACAAGGAGGACTCCTTGCCATATCCACTAACTTTAGAGGCAATAGGCGTCATCATATTT GACTTGTTCGCGGGTGGCACCAAGACCTCTGGAATAACATTGGAGTGGGCTATGTCAGAGCTCTTGAAAAATCCCGAAAATATGAGAAAGGTACAACTAGAGGTTCGACAAGTGGTAGGTGGGCAACAATCTGTCATAAATAACAATGACCTTCATGACCTCCACTACATGAGAATGGTGATCAAGGAGGTCTTGAGGTTGCATCCCCCCGCTCCTCTACTCCCCCGAAGGGCAAGAGAAGACTGCGAAATCATGGGATATAAAATTCCTGAGGGCACCAATGTACAAGTTAATATATTCGTGATTTGTCGGGATTGCAGATATTGGGATGCCCCTGAAGCATTTAAGCCAGAGAGGTTCAAAGAGAGCAACATAGATCACAAGGGGACACATTTTGAGTTCACACCTTTCGGGGCTGGGAGACGGCAATGTCCTGGAATGTTGTTCGGCACATCAACCGTGGAGATCGCATTAGCAAACCTTCTACACCACTTTGACTGGGTGTTCCCTGATGGGCCTAATCCGGGGTCGTTGGACATGTCTGAGAAGTTCGGGATCAATGTACGTAGAAAGTTCGATTTAGAGCTTAGAGCAACCCCATATGTGCTCTCCAAAGTTGCGTAG